The Solanum lycopersicum chromosome 8, SLM_r2.1 DNA segment tcaaaattctaattgatgtcttacctttttggtgcgatagaagttgaatctatcgtcttatcctcaaatatttttcattatggtgcatccagactttaacctgatgtcttacccttttggtgcgatgaaacttgaatccatcgtcttaccaTTAAGCAACGGTATAATAaaccgaagtacaacatgatttattatttgagtctttcaaaacaatcaaaataatattcaaactcatgctattaaaattttatacttccttctatttaagaaattttgtatagcctgtcatattcaaccaatagtagtatatgtcttcggttcTTGATATTTGTTAGTGACTGAacactattttattctaaatcataaaatattttagaaaatacacacctgattttatgcatataatactttgatcttcataacgagatcaaccaaaatatgagctaaagaaaaacaataactCACTCTCAATTAgatagagactcgtgctgataacgtgttataaaatcaagttcataagaatataatcataaagagaagaagacaagagaagtagatagaagaagagaaattgtcttcatattcaagtatatataatggtgaatgatatctatttatagtgttgagatatcatagtTAAAGATCACCTTGGAATTATACATAGTTAtcatcaaggttcatatcaccttgaaatcttatcacattggaaacattaatacatgaatccaattaattgttagataactctaatggatcatccacataacacaatagatttataacaattcttttttaaacagagggAATACGACGTTTATTTTAAAGCGATCATTCCTCAAAATACTTCCTATTTTGTAAATATGTACTATATTTATGTTCAAATTGTAATCtttatttttgaagtaaaataaattaaataagaaaaaaaaggatatcAAGAAcaagaacttttttttaaaatacggttgttatataaatttaatatttctttataaaatactATTCTTTATACCGACACtatttttaactatttatttattgattgttttaatttctaaatattgatttattaattactttaattCCTCAGGGAGAAATCTCAAGCAAGTTGTAGAGCATTATTTGAgtttaataaatttgaaacacACTTTTATCAATACTCAAAAGTTTGTGCTTGACCAAGGTTCCAAAAATACTAGAAAAACTACTTTCTTTTGAAAAACAacttaaaaacatttatatttttcctaaaaactTGGTCACACTTATAATTGACTTTAACTAATTATGATACTAAGGAGTATCGGATGTTGTGGAAGCCAAATATATAGAGAGTGATGGAATTACAACTACTATATCTAAAGGTAGCTTATAAATAGTAAATgagacaacaacaaaaaaaacatcagAAATTAACGAGGTTCGGtaaacttttgttttcttttgcctACTCCTCGGACACAACcaatcaatatttatttcactccaaaagagtacaagtgaaatactataagaaagaaagaagaacaaatgcCTTAGGAGATGAGAAGGCAAGTGAGAGGTGTGTTACAAATGAATTAGGAGCTACCTATTTATTGGAGTGAATTCTTCTtattgatgtcatccatgacatcacAATATGTCAAAATGTCAACATTTACCTAGTGAAACCAATTTATGATTCACCTAAATTTCACCTACAAAAGGTGCTATCTTGACTTTTTTACCAATGAAGAATTATCCTGTAATTACCATATCTTCTCATTAATCCATTTTTGAATCTTATCAAATTTAACATTGGAAACTTGCTTAATTGCAAAATATATTGAAACTTTTCAGCTGGAATTAGTTTTATTATTCTCACAACATACTGAGAATTACATAACAAGTaaggttgaaaagaaaatacagTAAACTTAGGAGAAATGAACATACAGTAATGATCAATTTTATTTGAAGATTCATTCAAACTCCAgctttcttcattttcatgtGTACTCAAAACTCTTCTATATTGACACACTGTTTGGAATTCCTTTGCCTGTAAGTCCACCTTCACTTGTTGGGAACAGCAACGTATACGGAGCGTTAACGGGGCCTGTTCTGTTTGTCAATATGTTGTTACCATTCCTCTGCATAATCTGTTTTTCAATGTCTGTTAACTTATTTCCAAATCTTTCGAAAGCAGCGAGTGGTTCTTTGTCCTTTGTCCATTCAGGAGACTCTCGTTGTCCGAGGTATATCTCATCTGTGGTATGCCTTGACAATATCTCTATGAGGGAAACACCAAGCAATGTTTGTAACTGCGCTGTGATGGTTTTCAAGAATGCCTTATCGGGGTTTTTCTTTAGCTCTTCGTATTCAGGAGTACCTGGTTCAGGCATGAATTTTCGACTTACTGTGGGACGATTTGGGAGGTAACCTGCATAAGGATACTGCCCGAAATTGACTGCTGCATGAAGTGCAGAAGCTATCCAGATGATGGTTGTACACGAATCGATTAGCTCTTGTGGTGTTTCCATTTCAGCCCACCATGGTTCATTTTTCTTGTCACCATGTCCCACTTCTCGGACTTCCTTCCACCACGCTTGTAGTTCATTGTCTTTCAAAATCTCTTCATTCGATCCGTAGTAGAAACTGCAGTAATCTGTCACCCAACTTTTGATTGCAGACCAGATTTCTAAGCCATCAACAGCGTATGGATAGTCATCTATCAGTAAACGAACACCATGAGGAGAACTCGAGTCCTCAACTGCTACTCCCCTGAAATTGAATTGGTCATATAATGTGAACATCCTAATGTTTTCATATAACGTTAGTTTTGACGTTGTACCTCTTAACAAGATCAGCTGGAAGGGCTTGATCAGGGAAGACCCAGTCTTTGTAAACGACAGCTGACATTTCCATGGCAAATTTGGAAGGGAAAACTGTACTCTCAAGAACTCCACCAGCATTGATTAGGATCTGTCTTGCCAAAGCATTAATATTCATTGTGTCCCGGAAATGAGGATATAGAAGCTTATGAATAGGGTGAAGCACACTTAGTTGCCTGTTTGTTGCAATCACAAATGGCTCGATCACAGCATGTGTATTCAACCTGCAAAGATGATCAAACGTATTAGATTAATACTACAAGGCATGTGTTGATGCAGGGTTTAAAGAAGGGCCGAACCACAAGGATCTATTGTACACAGCCTTATGAACTCATTACAACTTTACCAGTTACTTCAAAGTTCCCCTTCGAGttagttattattttgtatcatgAATCACTATAGAAGTCTTTCGACATAAAGGGAATTACCAATGACTAATCAGTTGATGAACACCAGAGTCATTCACCGCAACATAAGCTTTAGCCAATTGCCAGATAGAGCCCTCAACACCTTGATCACTTGGAGTATACACTTTACTAGTAACACCAAATTGATCTCCATCTGGATGTGGCAAACTCAATTCAATTGCTAGTGGCTTCAAAGATCCATTATCTTGCAAGAATAGCAAAGTTCTCGAGGCATATGTTTTCGTTGTTGTAGTGTTTATCCTCCTCAAATATGGTATAAGAACATCATGATGGTTCAATATGAAAAGTTTATTACTGTTGATCGCCTGTCAAACAACATGTTAAAATCCTTATCGTAATCATACAAACTAGTATGGAATTTcgagtaaatatatatattacctCATCAATCGTTAGTCCATCCAGCTTACCCTCTATGTGTTCTGCAGTAATTGTACTGTTTTGATTTCCATATAGTTCAGGATCTAGCTTGCTTTTTGGAGGAAATTCCTTGCAAATTAAACAAGAAACAAAGCATCAATACTCTTTATCTAACACAAAGACTTACTAGTCGCGACATATTCAAAGTTTTAGTCCCCTATTTCCTAGTCGCGAAGAAACTAACTTACTTCAAGTCTACTAATTATAACAGGATTAACTCCAGCTAGCATTTCTCTTGCAAATTCTTCATCAGTCCTCCACGCGGTTTTACTATCTGCACAATCGATACTTTTAAATCatacaaacacataaaagtgaGTGATCATTAGTTAGATTAGGTGTAACAAATTGTACCTTTTATCACTAGAGGAGTTGGAAATCTCAATATTCCTTCACCGTCTGTTCGAAGGAGTTCTCTTATCATCTCTAGAGGAATAGCATCAGTAAGAGCTTTAAATAAAGGTCCTTGAGGAAGTTTGATCCCTCCTTCATATAGTCTAAGTACATCCTCAAAACTATCGAACTCGTTAGGGGTACCATCAAACAAGGCATGTAATTCAGGGAGGATGAATTGAACAATGGATTTCAATGCATATGTTAGGAAGTCTGACATCTTCAAGTGACCAAAACGCTCGTCTCTCGGTACATAGATGTCTAAGCTCAGAATAAGTGGAATCCTGCTTTCACTTTTAGGATCTATACAAAGCAAAACAACAATGTAACTGATCAGAAAGTTAGCTTTCAATGAAACTAAACGCGTTGAATGGACTGATAAATGTGAACGTCTAACTAACCTGTTCGTGTTGGTGGTCTACCAGTTCTTCCTCTCCGAGGATACGGGTAGTCAGCAGAACCTCCTAAGGTAGTTCTAACATTTTCTTTACCTTGATCAGGATTACCTAAGTCATTGTAGACATCATAGTCATAAATCCTATCCCACGCCTCGCGCTTTCCAGTTCCATCTCCTCTTAATGTTACCAATTCATTTTCTCTGTATTTTCGCAAAAGCTCTGGTGTTTCACTTGGGAGATATGGCTGCATAAACAATCAAAACATTGCAGTTTGAGCAATTGCCATAGTTAACATGCTCAGCGGTCGTTTCGTAGCTGGTTAGAGTCATGCATGTATTAGTAGTATACTGTATAAGGGAAATTTATGTATGGATTTGGTTATACATAGCTTAGTCATTATATTCAtgtatataatacataaattttctcatatataacatatatatgtagTATTAGTTATGCTTATTTTAATTACTATATATGTAGCTTAGTTATGCTTGcactaacaaaaaaattcacTATATTCCGACAGAAAAATGTTCGGTAGTTATTCCCacaaatattttgattaaattggtgacaaaacaaatatatagtAATTGTTTCATATGGAAAAAATTAGAAAGCTTCCCGAGTGATCAGTTGATTCGTTGAAAAATGAATAGGAAAATCCTGTTATATAGCACAAATTCCTCACTGATTCCCGATgaggaaataattatttttatttttagtaatgttACCCCCTAACTACCTACCAAAGTGTGAATGCAATATTAGTTTAATTAATACCAGCATAACTCATTACATGACATTATTTATGCTGCATAACTCACCTCCAAACCAGCTACGAAACGACCAGTTAGTAGTTTGAAAAAGTAAATCATACCTGATTTGCAAAGAAAATTCTATCTGATTTGTATCTAAAAGAAGGATAAACCCAAGAATTGCAAACAAAATGGACCTTGCCATGATTAGGCACATCTTCAAGTGTGAGTGACTTGAGAAAGAACTCATTGATATGCATATTTTTTATGACAAATGCACCTGGAACTCCAAACTCCTCATTCCAATCAAATGTGACACCAAAGGCTGTTTCACCAGCTGCTAATGGTGTTAGAGTAAGGAGAAAGTTCTCCAAATAGGCTGGATTACTATGTTTCCCTTGTAAGCCATTTGCTGCGAACGGTGGCGAAGTCAGAAATTTAGTtcacattaatttttaatattattattgtcactAAATAACGATAACTATATTATTGTCACAGAGTCCTTCAGTGATTGCTATGAAACATGATATCCAAATGTTTAGTTactagtaaaaataattatttcaaagtcATATTGAATCTCACTTATTTGACAAAAAATCCATAAAAATgtacttttcaa contains these protein-coding regions:
- the LOX1.1 gene encoding linoleate 9S-lipoxygenase A codes for the protein MLGQLVGGLIGGHHDSKKVKGTVVMMKKNALDFTDLAGSLTDKIFEALGQKVSFQLISSVQSDPANGLQGKHSNPAYLENFLLTLTPLAAGETAFGVTFDWNEEFGVPGAFVIKNMHINEFFLKSLTLEDVPNHGKVHFVCNSWVYPSFRYKSDRIFFANQPYLPSETPELLRKYRENELVTLRGDGTGKREAWDRIYDYDVYNDLGNPDQGKENVRTTLGGSADYPYPRRGRTGRPPTRTDPKSESRIPLILSLDIYVPRDERFGHLKMSDFLTYALKSIVQFILPELHALFDGTPNEFDSFEDVLRLYEGGIKLPQGPLFKALTDAIPLEMIRELLRTDGEGILRFPTPLVIKDSKTAWRTDEEFAREMLAGVNPVIISRLEEFPPKSKLDPELYGNQNSTITAEHIEGKLDGLTIDEAINSNKLFILNHHDVLIPYLRRINTTTTKTYASRTLLFLQDNGSLKPLAIELSLPHPDGDQFGVTSKVYTPSDQGVEGSIWQLAKAYVAVNDSGVHQLISHWLNTHAVIEPFVIATNRQLSVLHPIHKLLYPHFRDTMNINALARQILINAGGVLESTVFPSKFAMEMSAVVYKDWVFPDQALPADLVKRGVAVEDSSSPHGVRLLIDDYPYAVDGLEIWSAIKSWVTDYCSFYYGSNEEILKDNELQAWWKEVREVGHGDKKNEPWWAEMETPQELIDSCTTIIWIASALHAAVNFGQYPYAGYLPNRPTVSRKFMPEPGTPEYEELKKNPDKAFLKTITAQLQTLLGVSLIEILSRHTTDEIYLGQRESPEWTKDKEPLAAFERFGNKLTDIEKQIMQRNGNNILTNRTGPVNAPYTLLFPTSEGGLTGKGIPNSVSI